In the genome of Microplitis demolitor isolate Queensland-Clemson2020A chromosome 5, iyMicDemo2.1a, whole genome shotgun sequence, the window ttaatttatcaaaattacccAATGATGACAAAGCGCATTAGAGGAGAGTGATGATTGacgtgttaaaattaaatgattttttaaaataatttcatgcAATCTACTGATGGACTCACGTCTATTGGTCGCGcgcatattttattttaaaatcagataattttaatattcaatacaTCGCATGGCTCCCATGATTCAAAGATTATGAGATCTGAgggttcaaaaataaattaaattttttttctttttttaattaaattttttaaaatatttgattaaatataaatttatttatgagttttaGTTGATTGCCATAGCAACTGGCGGTAGAATCGTACCGAGATTCGAAGAATTAACTCCAGATAAACTTGGTTACGCTGGTGTTGTACGCGAACTAAAATTCGGAACCACTAAAGATCGTATGCTTGTTATTGAAGAATGCAAAAATTCACGTGCTGTCACTATTTTTATTCGTGGTGGCAATAAAatggtaattatattttttattgactaaATAATTGACTAGTTGATTAATCAACGGAGTaaatgaatacattttttttatcaatagattaTTGAAGAAGCCAAGAGATCATTGCACGACGCAATGTGCGCAGTCCGTAATTTAATAACTGACGAGAGAGTCGTCTACGGAGGTGGTGCGTCAGAAATATCATGTGCTCTTGCTTGTGCAGCCCAAGCAGACAGCATCAGTACATTGGAACAGTACGCGTTCCGTGCATTCGCTGATGCACTTGAAGCCATTCCGATGGCACTGGCTGACAACTCGGGTCTGGCTGCTGTTGATGCTCTCGCCGAAGCCAAAGCTTCACAATTGGCTCAAAGGAACCCAGCTCTTGGCATTGATTGCATGAATGTTGGAACTCTAGGTatgtattttgtaattattcaaCATTAcgtgataattataataaatttattaaataattaatttgttttcagACATGAAATCACAAAATGTTATCGAATCACTCAAAAGTAAAACTCAGCAAATTTTATTGGCAACACAACTCGTTAAAATGATATTGAAAATAGATGACGTACGTTCACCAGCCGatcgtcattaattatttaagaataaatgaatgaattcattaataaatggtcatttattattttttacatcaattattaacattctaataaattttaatcattacttattgaaattataatatgtattacaattttaaattaattatcacgcATTTAAaccataattattttcacgCCGCTACGCTTAACGTTTATATTACcagtaattaacaaaataaaatgattgtaataaaaaaattattgttggtCTTTTCATTTAGCTAATAAGGAAAACAATTAGTACATTACATACCAAAGaagcaaaatatattttttccttgGTGTGTAATGTACTATTTAAATCAATCACAGATCGATTAGgaaaactatatatttatatataattaattaagatggAATGGCacacattcattttttttattttacaatctattaacaaaaaaaaatatatatttttttaacattctcATAACAATCGTCGCTCccttttcaaataaatttatcaattcatAACAATATATACCATCTGTAAcattgcataatttttttttgtcattgtacaataaattatttatttttttctatatatatttatttatctgttaataaataaatggaatGTGCTTAAGTACATACTTATAATTGCCTCTGCCGTTCTAGCAGTCAATCACATTTTCATCACTcattaattaagtatttaaaactaataagttattaattattaattatagtaaccaattgattgattaattaacgagtgatttttaaaataaatattaagtacaataaatattaaaagtaaaaaataataaaattatattgtacAAAATGTGCAGGTATTTGCacaattcaattaattgtttaactaaagttatttaataagttttttttaaattcacctataattttatttaaattttcttgagcatAGGTAAATTAAGTGCCGGCGGTATTTCGATGTCTTCTAGTCTTATGTTCGAGGGGTTGAAGGTAAATCTTATTGGATATGAAAACTTTAGGTCCATTAGCAactgaaacaaaaattaattataattattatgtaattaagtgattataaaaataattactttgagTCATAGATAAGTATCTAAAATATctgactaaatttaaaaaaaaattgcgcgcgaaaattttttgaatcgaactctgatttaaatttttcggtaaaaatattttaaacaaattaattagtgatataattaaatattaattacctgTTCGTTGTTTTCTTgtctttcttttaatttatcctGCACACTTTGAATAAAAGTAACAGGAACTCGGGTTTCATATCCATCAGCCGGCGTGTATAaatgcaaaattttaataatctgATTAGCTGACAACTTATTGCACATTTCACATACGGCACTGACATCATCCTCAGTCTTTCTCGCCTGTAGCAATTGCGCAGCCTGAATTATCGGTTGCAGAGACTCAATAGCTGGTACCAGTTGCTCATCCCTTGCCCACTGCTCAATGTGACTGATGTTATACCGTATCTGCATTCCCTTGGCCCAATGGCACAGCTCGTTTCTCAGCAGTAAATTATTAAGGGCACTGGCGCACATAAAGTAGAACAATTGTTTGAATACTTGGATGATAACATCTCTGTCGACGCCATGATACTGGAGAGTTTTGTGAATTAGCCCCAGCTCATCCAGTAACTTGTTGAGTTTCTGTTGCGTCGACTCTGGTTCCTCGCCCACTGAAGACGATCGCGGTCTTCCGGATTTGGAATTCAACCCGGTGATGGCCTCGTGCTCCAACAAGGCCGGAACCGTCAATGCTTGGATCCGTTCCCTCAGAATGGTCATCACGTGGCCGAATATCCAGACACCGACGTCACTTAGCACTGATCTGTACTCACTGAGGTCAAAGTTCCTGAGGCACTGCTCGTTCTGACGGGCCGTGTTCTCCATTTGAAAAGGTTTGTCGCCCGAGTACTGCTTCAAATTATGGAGGATCCTCAGTGTGTTCGACAGCCAGAGAACCGTTGAGTCAAAGTCATCTCGCTTTTTGATAACTCGTTTGACGGCATTCAGGTAGCCGGTTAAAAGCATCGTCACTTTATCGTCGTCATTGATGCAGTCAGTGTGACGGATGCACATGAACAAAATGTACGCTGGTAGTCCTGGTAGTAATGTCACTGCTACCTTTGGTTTCAGttctgttaaataaattatttatttatttttaattatttactgaccTTTCGCTCGgaaaaaaagtgttaaataattttataattaataattaattaccgaTGACAAGATTGCGAATAATAGCAGTGATGTCTTCTTTCCGGAATTCAAACATTCCCTCGTAATCGCgttctttttttcttattgcTGGCATCACTGTTCCATTTGACTGCTGAGTTATAAATGACTGATTTGGCGCTGGGTCTACTGTGTCTggcactaaaaaaataaatgaatttttaatatgaaaaataaaaaaaaattagttatgaattttaattcaataaatggGCGATTGATAGAAACGAAGGATTTATGAATCTTTTGACAGCTGACATGGCGAATATTTTTGACATGATTAAGTTTTGCGATCAGATGAACGTGATTTCgattgccatttttttttcactcaccAGGAGCGGTAATCATAAAAGCGCGAGGTTTTGGTGGTTCTGGTAATTGTATCGATTCAGTATCCTCGCCTTTGTAAgcgttaatttttataagaaattataatttaccaaAACTAGTTGGTAGTTATGTAACTTAGTactcttcattttattttttatctcttatcactaaagttattttaaataaaatacttacatcCGGCATCGCGCAGACGTTTGGCAAATATTCTACAtcttttcttcaatttatgGCACTCTTCAGTAACTTTGTCGTATTTTTCTTGCAAGtccttaacaaaaaaatttattattaaataaaaaaaaaaaatctaattattattaagactgaaataaaataacttaccAAGTATTCAGCagttattttaacaatttcaTGCTGCATGAAGGCTTCAGTCTGGGTCTGGGGCGTGTTGCTTAAATTGACACTCAACAATTTTTGCTGCTTCATTATTTCATCTTGCAGCCTATCAATTTCATTCCTCCACTCATTCCGCTGATCTCTCCAGCCTTTTTCCTTTGATTGCAACTCGTCTTCCaattgtctaaaaaaattaatttattaattccaaCCCATCAgtaaagaaattcaaaataattaccgGTTAATTTTCTTTTGCGCTTCGAAAGCAAGTGCCAGCTCTCCATCTTCATTGATGATGTCAACATCCCGTCCGTAATTGGACCCCAGGCTCTTCATCCTCTTGGTGTTGTCTGCCAGGACACTGTGCAGCTGAATACACTCTTCTCTACGTCGTTCCAACTCTTCCTGCAGAGCATCGAACTGTCCCATGAGTTCCTTCTGGGCTGCAGTGACGTCTCCATCGACGACAGCTTTCCTCAGTGACCCTAGATCTTTCTTCAGCTGGGCATTTTCCATTTCCAACTCTTCCAACTTGAAAGTGTCCTGAGTTCTCAAGCCCTCTTCACTGCTATCGCGTTCCAAGTCTTCCATAGTCCTTACCAATCGTCCGTAAGCGCTCTCGACGTCTTTGAGCTTTTGCTGTAGCTTCAGCACCAGGCCCACGTCAACTGGTACTCCGTTGATGACAGCTCCATTTTCAATTGGAACCTTTGTAGGCTGAGCTTCGCCGTCTGGCGGACTCTCGGATCGTCTTTGATGCCAATCGATTGCCTCAACTCTCGAGTAAGCTGTTGAAGACATCGTAGATCTTACTGAACCATAACCAAAGTCGATACTTTCCTCAGGAACGTCAGTAGAAGCAGCTTGACCGACACTTCCACTGGACGCGTTGCTCAGCGACCTCGAGTGACCTTCTCCAGGAGCATGCAGCGCCAATTTACGCTCCAGCACTTCGACATGTTCCTCCAGATCCTGGTAATCCTTCAACAGCTTCTGGTAAGCGCCGCGATCTTGGTCGTGATCCATAAGCAGCAAATCTTTTTCCTGCTCCAATCTGTGCTTAAGATTCTCTTCAGCGCCACGTTGGTCATCCTTCAGTTTCTCATTGGCTTCTGCCAACTCCTTCTTCAGTCTCTCCGTCTCCTCACACAGCCTCTTATTTTCCTCCTCCTTATCTTTAATCAACTTCTCACGCTCCAACAGCAGATCCATCTTTTCATCCTGCTCCCGCTTAACGGTCTCAGCAATAATTTCCAATTCACGATCTTTTTCAATGAGAATACCCACGAGTCTTTTATTCTCCAGCTCCACGGCTTTCATCGCCTCCAACTTGACTTTAAGATCCGCTACCTCTGTCTGAACAATTTTCAGCGCGTGATTCTCTTTCAGTATCTCATTAATCTTGTGCTGCATCGATATAATTTTCTTCTCTAGACCTTTATTAAGTGTCTTTACATGCTCAACACTCTTGGCTTCAGCTTTGAGACGCCTGAAGACTTTCCGAGCCAAGTACTTACGAACACAACACtggacaataataatattgtttattttctgCTTTACCGCCATACGAACTAAATAACCGCGAGCGAATCTTTGGATGGTCGTCGCAGCCGCATTGTCCTTCATCACCGCGTACTTTCTGCGCGCCAAAAGACCACGTGCGTACCTCTGGAGACTAATTATCGTGCGTCTTACTCGTTGGTATTTCGTACGCGTGACCCAGCCTCGTACACAGGTTTGAATTTTAACAGCAGCGCGTTCGCGTCTGATTCTTTGGGCTTCAGCGCGTGCCAGGTACCCCCTCGCATGTCTCTGCAGTCCCATGACAGCTCTACGCACCTGTTGATAACGCCTACGCATTATAAAACCTCTTACACGTTTCTGTATCATCATACACGCGTCTCGTTGCTTCTCACTCCGCAGTTTTTCCAAGTACGCAACCTGCCCCGCTCTAAAAAGTACTTTTGTCTtaccaaatttaaatttatcctcGTCCTTTATGTAATACTTTAATATACGTCGGCAAGTTTCCTTTAAATCGTCTCTTAGAATTTCTTTGAATGGACATAAGCAGCGgtatcgcaaaaaaaaatccgcgTACGTTCGCTGACTTGGAAAACCGGCTGCTGAAATTCTGATTGTTTCCAACACTCCGCAGGCACGAAGCTGTTGGATAGATCTCTGGGCATCGTAATCAAAAGATTCCTTTGAGTCATTTGGTTTTATACATCGGACGTAGTGGGGTGTCGTCGCATTCAACGTTGACATCAACATATTTAACGAATCCCGAAACTGTGACCCGACGGTCTTCTTGTTTTGCTTTGGCGCCAAATTCGCCAGAGGCTTCTGCGCTGATATCTTTAGCTTCGTATGCTGACTCCCGCTGTTGGGAACTGACAGCTTTGGCGGATCATCGTTGAATAATTGTTTCAGTAATTTGTTGTCACTTGATCGCAACACGTCTACCTGCTCCTCCATGACGGTATCGCGGTTTTTATCAAGAAATCCGATTGTCGAGTACTCAACCAAGTCTGCAAAGTGATGAATCAAGAAAGCATTGGTACCAAATCGCGGGCGTTCAAAGTGCTTGGATTTTACGCACTTTGAGTAGAGTTTTTCGGCCCATGAGTCATCGGAACCACGTGGCATGCGGCACTCTTCATCTAACAAATCCAAAATACCCAGCTTAGtttcaattaaatcaataCACGGttgattatcataaaaatcaataaacgTCCACTCGATTTCTTCTTTTAAATACTCTTCTTGCTCGAGTTTGAATACGTGTTGATTGAATTGCTGCTGTAACTTTTCATTAgcataatttatacaaaattgctcgaatgaatttatttcaaaggtTTCGAATCCGTATATATCCAGCACACCGATGAAAGACAGGGCTTTAACTTTGCTTCGCAGCGATTCATTGATCCCGTGGACAATAAAGTTGAACAACTCGGCGTAGATGTGTTTTGCCAGAGCATCGCGAGCTCCGATGGCTTGCTCAACATTCATCGGCTTCAAAATAACGTCGCGCATGGAAACGATTTTCCGGTGACAGAGCCACTTGCGCATTGCCGCGGGATCAATGCCCATTAGCTGGGCCAGTATGTTAAGATGTCGGTCATTTGAGGCTATTGTGCATCCTTCGCTGTCCCCACCTTCAGAAGCCTGTGGATCTTGGCGTATTTGGACATTACCCAGATGAAGAATTGCCgctattattttgaatacgTCGTCTTGTTGCTTGGACTCGAATCCCAGACGGGTCATTGCTGACAGCGTGTCTTGGAACGCACGAGAATCATCAAGATTGTCAATTGTAAAACAGTTTCCTTGATTTAGGTAATGAAAATTACTACCGTGGtctaattgtaaattttttagacgCGCTGACAAGTCTGCTGGACTGGATTGCGCGGATGGAGACGTTGCTGCGGCACACAGTTGATAAAATATGTGATAATTACGTTCTTGGTGTGCTTGGAACACGACACGTGacttttctaataaatatgtaCGTATTGATGCGCCGGTGAtgtgataatttttgttgaactGGATCTCTATAAATTTACCAAAGCGTGATGAGTTATCGTTCCTCGTGGTCTTGGCGTTACCGAACGCCTCCATTAGCGGCGAGGAGGCGAGAACTTTTTTCTCGATCTGCGTCTCAGTCGAGGATCCGCCCACTGTCGCAAAATAACGCATCGCATATTTTGCAGATACGGTTTTTCCGGCTCCGGACTCGCCGGATACGATAATTGACTGATCATGCAGCTCACGCTCCAACTTGGTGTAGGCCTCCTCGGCGACCGCAAAGATGTGGGGCTCCAAATCCCCCATTGCTTGACCACGGTACGCCCATATTGTGTCATTGCCGTATATTGGAAGCTCGTCATAGGGATTAAATGCCACCAGGACTATTCCACAGTAAGTGTAGATGCACCGCCGCTGGAACCTGACCTGCAGGTTATAAAGAACCGCCGGCTCATGGAGAAAGGACAATGAGGTGAGATTATTTTCTCCTATTAATATGTCCGGGTTCCGCAGTGGCGGAAGGTCACTGTCCGCTTTTACTTCAATGACTCGTTGATCCTTGGTGTCATCTACACGTAGTTTAATTGTCGTATCTGTGGATTTATAGTCTTCCAGAAGGACAGCTCCTTCCCATATTTTTTCTGGGTGTTGGATCCATACTCTTGCACcctaaaatttgttatttgtaattttaattaaatttaactaattagAATTTAgagtaacatttttaaaataaaaatgtatggaaTGAAGTACAAGCAgtgaaaatggaaaatttatttaaaaattttttttttattaaatttactccataccctaaataatttttttaaaattcggagtaaatttaaattaaaaatcaactcaaattttttaccgcgtaaatttgaaattaatatttaacaataaacgaaaaatttactgataaataaaCCTGCcgattaaaaaagaaaaaaaaactttcatttttaCGTCAACTTGACCTACGTCTAACGGATTTACAAGAAAGTCACGAGTCTCGAGTTGTAATAACGGTATAACACCACCAaacaaagagaaaaataacaaaaaaaatgatgaagattataaaaattccaaGTATCATCTTGTTCCGCATTCGTCAGCAAGAATTCCAGTCCAGACTGTGGGAATCGGACTGAAAACCAAAGCCGTcacaatatatttaatcaCGTTTGTTTTCATTTTCCGCTCTACTGACCGCcgtgtaaaatattattcaattcagtttaattaattaggaaGTTAACTATTTTATGCTCCGGTGATAATTgcatctgatttttttttcgttacgATACGCTCACTTTAATCTTCTCCGAGctatgaaaatattaagatcataagtattattatttccatCTCATGTTGTGACTTTGTACGGTTTCTTTTTGTGCaaatgtattaattttctttacatCCATTGCGCAATACTCTTACGTTACAATTGTTTATCATTATCGATATTTATCAACAAtcaataactaataatttattaacgtccattcataaatcaattaaatatatttgaacacgtgttcatataaatttacccGGAAAATTTCCGTCTtcaataaaacaaacaaacttTATTTGTTCCCATAAAATTCAAAtgctttcatatatttatttatcacaaataaattataattatcctTTCTTTTTCACAGCCATTGTTAGCTGgtcttactttatttaatcattaaaacTGATGCTCCTTCTCCAGTTCATgtactttttatcattatcatttaatgtATGTGTACTTAGACTGTACCgcaataactattatttaaactctCACTCTCAATGCggatgtcaaaataaaaaaaattagagttatatatttttttatcgtcgtgataaaaaataatgatgattcaTATTCATATGTTTTCTTATCGGCGGATATTTAGCTGATTAATTTACACgccttttaattttaaaattgatatttaaatatagatatcatttaattgaattaattacgtgtgaatgataaataaagccgtataaacatttaaaaaattcaattgtaaCAATActctagatatatatatatatatatatatatatatatatacacatatatatatatatttgtaggtAATATGTGACCTCGGTCAACCCTTTCGAAATAAAAGCAATCAAATGTCAGAGAaaggtataaaaaatatatatatatacatatattgacgtagacaaaaaaaacaagatgATTGACAGCCCGGGTAATTTATCTgaggtaattaaaaaaaggtaaaaatgaatttttatgatgtcagagttaataaaaaatgataatgataatgacgaaaaaaaattagtggattaaaaataatattaattgtaattaggTCATGTAATAAAGATTACCTTGACGTAGAGTTCCCTGGTTgtcattgttatttatttagttagttatatatatataatatgagcTCCAGGATTGATAATTTGAATCTGGATCTGGATGGTAATTTTGATCTGGATGTCGACGATTGTATCGTGGGAACGACACCAGTCCCAAGGTGAATTTAACCAGACACTTTCACGGAgggaaacatttttttttaaacatactccgagttattattgttattatatttggaatttacaataatatgtAAACGTGGGAACTAGTTTTATGcttgtgataaatattttttgtatggaGTGACACTTAACTTAAACtttcatcttttattttagACGGCTCCATTACTGATTGATTGGCACTGAACTGgtggtttattaattattattttcttacgtGGACGATGTAAAGGTATTGGGAGACGACGAGGAGCCGTGGCTGGTAGCTTACACAGCTGGTGACTATCGGCTATCGGCTTAAGATGTGTACCGATCTTGCGCGCACGCGTGTTCAACCCCACTACCACTTGTCTTATCAACTCCTACTTGTTTTTACCCTTACTTTCTCATTACGCTACCCCCTACCCACGTAACAACACCTACACATGTACTTACACTTATTCAATTGCGCGCGGACATCTGACGGAGCTTAGTCGTAATGGCggtcaaatattttcaaaatacgcTGGCGCCACAGAAACATGAGCGggagtttttcaaatttctttaaactggcggtaaaatttaaatgagttttttttaaattaaaaattgtgaataaaattaatggttaacttattttatgattgtaattaaattaattttttaaaaatgagcgggaaaataaaaaaatttgaattttaataattttttaaactgtagttggtacaaaaaattaaaaataatatgaaataaaggATTAATaaggatatatattttttgtgtatatatatttattattttttattaatataataaattgtgtatagtcaattatttttcttaaaaactaATTGTGGGGAAGCGATAAAATAGGAACTGTGATCGCCTGTCGTATACtctacttttaaatataatatataatatgtatatatatatatatctatctttattttaaatatctgtcatatattttacttttaattaataaatatcaatattgtttaataaatgataagtgATTGTGAACAGACTTGGgagtttaataattcaataataataataatagtaataatgataatgatatcaataataaatcttttaGTTTTGCATACAAACAGGCCGTTAAAAGGCACCCGGCCCAGGTCTCACGAGCTCCCAATCAAGCAAGGGCCTTAATtaactttacttttataataattattattttaataaattacttatgaCCCCACAATCGACAATAAATCTAATACACATTAATTGCAAcagattatttaatgattaaatgccgcactaattattattatttaaatattatttatattaattaatatttcagttCAATTACGTGcacattattgtttatttataaatattcattattttaacaataggCAACTCTTAATCTTTAATATAATTCGTAATATATGTTATTACATTGTCATATATATTCGgacgttgtttttttttctctattgtgttattttaattagactCTTATCAATATTGCTAGTCAATACTGTTCTaacatttacttattttattaaaacaaaaaaaaaattaattataaataaaaataaggaaaaataaaaataataaaaatgaaaataattttttccaacgtatttattgtataatatTGGCAAGTTGGATGGCTCATACACATAAAAATggcaaaaaaacaataataataataataataataattaattaataagtaatgaattttttttttagtataaagaataaaaataaaaatataaacagagGTAGTAATACATATTaagtataatagaaaatatttttaaaaaattttgagtgataaatatttacatgagaaattttgaaaaaaaaaaaaaattatttaatatttttttcgaaactcAAATCAGAAAGccttatattattgttattgacttgataataataataataataataataataataataataataataataataatagtaataatgataaaaaaaatgaaatcgtTAAACATAAATGggacttatttaaaaaataataataataaaacaataaaaattaattattaattacaattacaatgACGGTACAATTAATcgaaacaataataataataataataacaatctaATGAAGCACCTTAGTATAGAAATTCATTTTCCAATATTTAAacgtacaaaaaaatgaccacttattttttttttttacatgaaataattttttttttaacaattttaacgcacctgtttaattaattaattaagttatttatttattaattaattaataaaaaaaaagttggtcaaCAGATTGCACTTTTACTCCCAcgaaatttcaatatttcaaagataaaaaaacaaattttgtttatatttaaataattaatccaaagaaatgattattttaaattataattttaattacctaTCCCTGATTATGTTTTGTCATATAAATATCATGTAATCAGTATAAGTATTAATACCTAATCGTATagcttatatacatattttgttgctgttattaatttttttcttatcaattaattaaaattaatttataactacTCTTATgcaaatgattatttatctaattgCATATCTTAactggtttttttaaatttctttacacactcaattattatatatatttattatttaaatttaataataataattaataataaatttaaatgatgttTCGCACCCACGGTTCCGTACggaaaattcttaaatttacgttttattattttattattcgatGAATAATTGTCGCACATAAATATACGTAAGTACATATTGTATTGCATTGTCATTttggaattaattattactgttttcttttttttttttttttatttaattaaaaaataatcgagttggcagtacaaaattttaaaaaaattattttgctccAGTccttggataattttttttaatataaaaaaattataaatatttattaaaagaaaattattgcaaattatttttaattgaaggactgaatttcgaattttaaaaaaattaactcgatTATTTAGTGGAAGATCTTATTGACTATCAGTGGAAGTTGTATTTCGCGTgttagtatatttatatatatattttttgttgtaaatatatatttaaaaaattctattatataattgatatatttatgtgactgtaaaatttttatttcattcataatttgattgtaaaaaaaagataatagatttaaaaatatatattacggAGGTAGCTGTGgtgatatattaatatatatttttttaactattttaatcCCTGGTAATCCTGTgtagtatttattattgataactatttttttatcataaataaaaattgaagtttatatatatttatataaaaaaaaatggctgagacaattaatattactatatatatcactgtctatttatttcctgagttttatatttatgtttaagaGCGTTTGATAAGTACCTGAGTctgttgataattatttgtttaattctttttttttaaacaattaactacataaatatatataaaactattGCAATACTGTATACTGatatatgaattaaaaaatattatggatTGACTATTGCGGACTATGAAAAGTTGATAAAcgataactattt includes:
- the LOC103569243 gene encoding unconventional myosin-Va translates to MTTRELYVKGARVWIQHPEKIWEGAVLLEDYKSTDTTIKLRVDDTKDQRVIEVKADSDLPPLRNPDILIGENNLTSLSFLHEPAVLYNLQVRFQRRCIYTYCGIVLVAFNPYDELPIYGNDTIWAYRGQAMGDLEPHIFAVAEEAYTKLERELHDQSIIVSGESGAGKTVSAKYAMRYFATVGGSSTETQIEKKVLASSPLMEAFGNAKTTRNDNSSRFGKFIEIQFNKNYHITGASIRTYLLEKSRVVFQAHQERNYHIFYQLCAAATSPSAQSSPADLSARLKNLQLDHGSNFHYLNQGNCFTIDNLDDSRAFQDTLSAMTRLGFESKQQDDVFKIIAAILHLGNVQIRQDPQASEGGDSEGCTIASNDRHLNILAQLMGIDPAAMRKWLCHRKIVSMRDVILKPMNVEQAIGARDALAKHIYAELFNFIVHGINESLRSKVKALSFIGVLDIYGFETFEINSFEQFCINYANEKLQQQFNQHVFKLEQEEYLKEEIEWTFIDFYDNQPCIDLIETKLGILDLLDEECRMPRGSDDSWAEKLYSKCVKSKHFERPRFGTNAFLIHHFADLVEYSTIGFLDKNRDTVMEEQVDVLRSSDNKLLKQLFNDDPPKLSVPNSGSQHTKLKISAQKPLANLAPKQNKKTVGSQFRDSLNMLMSTLNATTPHYVRCIKPNDSKESFDYDAQRSIQQLRACGVLETIRISAAGFPSQRTYADFFLRYRCLCPFKEILRDDLKETCRRILKYYIKDEDKFKFGKTKVLFRAGQVAYLEKLRSEKQRDACMMIQKRVRGFIMRRRYQQVRRAVMGLQRHARGYLARAEAQRIRRERAAVKIQTCVRGWVTRTKYQRVRRTIISLQRYARGLLARRKYAVMKDNAAATTIQRFARGYLVRMAVKQKINNIIIVQCCVRKYLARKVFRRLKAEAKSVEHVKTLNKGLEKKIISMQHKINEILKENHALKIVQTEVADLKVKLEAMKAVELENKRLVGILIEKDRELEIIAETVKREQDEKMDLLLEREKLIKDKEEENKRLCEETERLKKELAEANEKLKDDQRGAEENLKHRLEQEKDLLLMDHDQDRGAYQKLLKDYQDLEEHVEVLERKLALHAPGEGHSRSLSNASSGSVGQAASTDVPEESIDFGYGSVRSTMSSTAYSRVEAIDWHQRRSESPPDGEAQPTKVPIENGAVINGVPVDVGLVLKLQQKLKDVESAYGRLVRTMEDLERDSSEEGLRTQDTFKLEELEMENAQLKKDLGSLRKAVVDGDVTAAQKELMGQFDALQEELERRREECIQLHSVLADNTKRMKSLGSNYGRDVDIINEDGELALAFEAQKKINRQLEDELQSKEKGWRDQRNEWRNEIDRLQDEIMKQQKLLSVNLSNTPQTQTEAFMQHEIVKITAEYLDLQEKYDKVTEECHKLKKRCRIFAKRLRDAGLPDTVDPAPNQSFITQQSNGTVMPAIRKKERDYEGMFEFRKEDITAIIRNLVIELKPKVAVTLLPGLPAYILFMCIRHTDCINDDDKVTMLLTGYLNAVKRVIKKRDDFDSTVLWLSNTLRILHNLKQYSGDKPFQMENTARQNEQCLRNFDLSEYRSVLSDVGVWIFGHVMTILRERIQALTVPALLEHEAITGLNSKSGRPRSSSVGEEPESTQQKLNKLLDELGLIHKTLQYHGVDRDVIIQVFKQLFYFMCASALNNLLLRNELCHWAKGMQIRYNISHIEQWARDEQLVPAIESLQPIIQAAQLLQARKTEDDVSAVCEMCNKLSANQIIKILHLYTPADGYETRVPVTFIQSVQDKLKERQENNEQLLMDLKFSYPIRFTFNPSNIRLEDIEIPPALNLPMLKKI